Proteins encoded together in one Chryseobacterium sp. G0201 window:
- the tssR gene encoding type VI secretion system protein TssR domain-containing protein, which translates to MRNKLPLAAYYIGVSVLLTSCQVKLPSKKTPEPSQYGQVDNSPVVNGFPKKSVPWIAISDRSRNTAYLDKSDEKSYKEVKFLEPLMVLKHRDGMVKVAEYIPDALMKKVSSKQIKTYGWIPESDLLLWSNSLKSEKTGFPVRVAVLPSNSDVIKSSERYYKNDSIMVFNSPSLIEQADVKIPNGQVVYVYKQAENNKRFLVGKRPSVDMDSISTSLYGWVSSNVISAWGERSAVKMKNTTGVSETALGLHEGSPGGTDIENRTAVLLTDVNKRTPLENIYPVTLPLNEAPTPDSKTKYFTNVLDYSKNYVFNVLGEPIYFDRYREITEKNKNINIVFALDISAQNAPYAPIVKSLLQDLQLRFEKPSYFNNVKYGVVLFKNNSCGDNVAVSNLSTDYSKITTFIDQKSNEMNCPSNSGYQPVNEGLMAAGNLLSNVPDETNIVITVGTSANQGGNMYGVINSLTQAQARLIMFQTSARSSDTYNDFVLLAENVVTNTAKNIAELKKQKIINQNDVLTKNNFNLVEGDEGFFSLNYPKQSMSQGFVIFPKKGDIATPGYLKKSVDSLITQVTLDNETLDKSLNDYFHSSVGAGRTDVDLKYKYLYPGLTNPVPAGIAAQLINYGSPFLVKGFIPKDLKEYKPGLEKGILISETEYDNLKAFYTEVYLKTGAERADFNQSRAVNEYIRLLKKYNPTNKFLDKSDLYEQPMSYAVGVSTGFDNSEEELMSKYKLKGWKKSKIVTNETARTYFRHYKDLADRMLTHRNNPAVKIQQNGQTFYWLNEYFMPTMMPVEEPEYTKH; encoded by the coding sequence ATGAGAAATAAACTTCCTCTAGCAGCATATTACATCGGAGTTTCTGTATTATTGACGAGTTGCCAGGTAAAACTGCCGTCGAAAAAAACTCCGGAACCTTCACAATACGGACAGGTCGACAACTCACCGGTTGTCAATGGTTTTCCTAAAAAATCAGTGCCGTGGATCGCTATCTCAGACAGATCCAGAAATACGGCCTACCTTGATAAAAGTGACGAGAAATCATATAAAGAAGTTAAGTTTTTAGAGCCTTTGATGGTTCTGAAACACCGCGACGGAATGGTAAAAGTAGCAGAATATATTCCTGATGCTTTAATGAAAAAAGTTTCGTCTAAACAGATCAAAACATACGGCTGGATCCCGGAATCTGACCTTCTTCTCTGGAGCAATTCTTTAAAAAGCGAAAAAACAGGTTTTCCTGTGAGAGTAGCGGTATTGCCGAGTAACAGTGATGTTATCAAAAGTTCTGAGAGATATTACAAGAATGATTCAATTATGGTGTTTAATTCGCCAAGTTTGATCGAGCAGGCGGATGTCAAGATCCCGAACGGACAAGTTGTTTACGTCTACAAACAGGCCGAAAACAACAAAAGATTTTTGGTAGGTAAAAGACCATCAGTTGATATGGATAGTATCAGCACGAGCCTGTATGGATGGGTGAGCTCAAATGTAATCTCGGCATGGGGCGAACGTTCTGCCGTGAAAATGAAAAATACAACGGGAGTTTCAGAAACTGCTTTAGGTTTACATGAAGGTTCTCCGGGCGGAACTGATATTGAAAACAGAACTGCCGTTCTTCTCACCGATGTCAACAAAAGAACGCCTCTTGAAAATATTTATCCTGTAACGTTACCTTTAAATGAAGCTCCGACTCCGGATTCTAAAACAAAGTATTTTACAAATGTTTTAGATTACAGTAAGAACTATGTTTTCAATGTATTAGGAGAACCTATTTACTTTGATCGTTACAGAGAAATTACAGAGAAGAATAAAAATATCAATATTGTTTTTGCTTTAGATATCAGTGCTCAGAATGCGCCGTATGCTCCGATCGTAAAATCATTATTACAGGATCTTCAGCTTAGATTTGAGAAACCTTCTTACTTCAATAATGTAAAATATGGAGTTGTTTTGTTTAAAAATAATTCTTGCGGAGATAATGTAGCAGTATCAAATTTAAGTACAGATTACAGTAAGATCACCACATTCATCGACCAAAAATCGAATGAAATGAATTGTCCTAGCAACAGCGGTTATCAACCTGTAAACGAAGGTTTGATGGCTGCCGGAAATCTTCTGTCAAACGTTCCTGATGAGACGAATATTGTAATCACTGTCGGAACTTCCGCGAATCAAGGGGGAAATATGTACGGAGTGATCAATTCTCTTACGCAGGCTCAGGCAAGGTTAATCATGTTCCAGACAAGTGCAAGATCATCTGATACTTATAACGATTTTGTATTGCTTGCTGAAAATGTAGTTACCAACACTGCTAAAAATATTGCTGAGCTTAAAAAACAGAAGATCATCAATCAGAATGATGTTTTAACGAAGAATAATTTCAACCTTGTAGAAGGTGATGAAGGATTTTTCTCATTAAATTATCCAAAACAAAGTATGTCTCAAGGTTTTGTTATTTTCCCGAAAAAAGGGGATATCGCAACGCCGGGCTACCTTAAAAAATCTGTTGACAGCCTGATTACTCAGGTTACCTTAGATAATGAAACTTTAGATAAATCGTTAAATGATTATTTCCATTCTTCAGTTGGAGCTGGAAGAACTGATGTAGATTTAAAATATAAATATCTGTATCCGGGTCTTACAAATCCGGTTCCTGCAGGAATTGCCGCTCAGTTGATCAACTACGGAAGTCCGTTTTTGGTGAAAGGTTTTATTCCGAAAGATTTGAAAGAATATAAACCGGGTCTTGAAAAAGGTATTTTGATCTCAGAAACAGAATATGACAACCTGAAAGCTTTTTACACCGAGGTTTATCTTAAAACGGGCGCTGAAAGAGCAGATTTCAATCAATCCAGAGCCGTTAATGAGTATATCAGATTATTGAAAAAATATAATCCTACCAATAAGTTTTTGGATAAAAGTGATTTATACGAACAGCCAATGTCTTACGCAGTGGGCGTAAGTACCGGATTTGATAACTCTGAAGAAGAATTAATGTCAAAATACAAGCTGAAAGGTTGGAAAAAATCTAAGATTGTTACCAATGAAACGGCAAGAACCTACTTCCGTCACTACAAAGATCTGGCAGACAGAATGCTTACTCACAGAAACAATCCTGCAGTGAAAATCCAGCAAAACGGACAAACTTTTTACTGGCTGAATGAGTACTTCATGCCAACCATGATGCCGGTTGAAGAACCTGAATATACTAAACATTAA
- a CDS encoding DUF4280 domain-containing protein codes for MSDQSSPHDGKHFVIQKGKAECNQGNQLPQHKVTAHQKHYWNDSDGNTDYLAVTEDDLQFNPPGPSFGQCKLKPTSGGYLPCSYAPAGKWQKTYDKVKVMDKKIVTEVSELQCVIGGKITINDHGQRGEMSKQNVKNADAKSIQHINPLVKIDDFKETVEESEIDAY; via the coding sequence ATGTCAGATCAATCATCACCTCACGATGGCAAGCACTTTGTCATCCAGAAGGGCAAAGCCGAGTGCAATCAGGGAAATCAGCTTCCTCAGCACAAAGTGACTGCCCATCAGAAACATTATTGGAATGATTCTGATGGCAATACAGATTATCTTGCTGTAACAGAAGATGACCTGCAGTTTAATCCTCCCGGACCAAGTTTTGGTCAATGTAAGCTAAAACCTACTTCCGGAGGTTATTTACCGTGCTCTTATGCTCCCGCAGGAAAATGGCAGAAAACCTACGACAAAGTGAAAGTAATGGATAAAAAGATTGTTACTGAAGTTTCAGAACTGCAATGCGTTATAGGAGGAAAGATTACGATAAATGATCACGGACAACGTGGAGAGATGAGCAAGCAGAATGTGAAAAATGCAGATGCCAAAAGTATTCAGCACATCAATCCGCTTGTGAAAATAGACGACTTCAAGGAGACTGTTGAAGAAAGTGAAATAGATGCTTATTAA